In Alkalihalobacillus sp. TS-13, the following are encoded in one genomic region:
- a CDS encoding molybdenum cofactor biosynthesis protein B, translating to MSVEEHKQEAPDHVRVMVITVSDTRTEETDKSGKYILNALEEYGHTISSYKIVKDESMVLHEVLKSGTSDSETDVIIMNGGTGIAQRDISVEVVSELLDKEIPGFGELFRMLSYTEDIGSAAILSRAIAGVSNYTAIFSVPGSSGAVKLAMNKLILPEINHVVREIRKDL from the coding sequence ATGAGTGTAGAGGAACACAAACAGGAAGCACCAGATCATGTTCGGGTGATGGTCATTACCGTAAGTGATACCAGAACAGAAGAAACGGATAAGAGTGGGAAGTATATTTTGAATGCTCTTGAGGAGTACGGTCACACAATTTCCTCTTATAAGATCGTAAAAGATGAGTCGATGGTTCTTCATGAGGTATTGAAGAGCGGAACAAGTGATTCCGAAACGGATGTTATCATCATGAATGGTGGGACTGGTATAGCGCAACGGGATATTTCTGTTGAGGTTGTCTCAGAACTTCTCGATAAAGAAATTCCTGGTTTCGGGGAACTCTTCAGGATGTTGAGTTACACAGAGGATATCGGTTCAGCAGCGATCTTGAGCAGGGCAATTGCCGGTGTCTCGAATTACACGGCGATCTTTTCAGTACCGGGTTCAAGTGGTGCAGTAAAGCTTGCTATGAATAAACTGATTCTTCCTGAAATAAATCATGTGGTTCGGGAAATAAGGAAAGATTTATGA
- a CDS encoding metal-dependent hydrolase, translated as MKVTYYGHSVVAIETNGKSIWIDPFITGNEQCHITADKVKADVILLTHGHNDHVGDTVDIAKRNNALVVAPFELANYLGTKDVETHPMHIGGAYQFDFGKVKLTQAFHGSSYAEEDGTVIYTGMPAGILFTAEDKTVYHAGDTALFSDMKLIGDQNYINLAFLPIGDNFTMGPEDASIAASWLKANHVVPVHYNTFPVIEQDPEAFVNELEGKKGHVLKSGESIEL; from the coding sequence ATGAAAGTAACGTATTATGGACATTCAGTAGTCGCCATTGAAACAAACGGAAAATCGATTTGGATTGATCCTTTCATTACAGGCAATGAACAATGTCATATTACAGCGGATAAGGTAAAAGCTGATGTAATCTTACTTACTCATGGTCACAATGATCATGTAGGAGATACGGTCGATATTGCAAAGCGAAACAATGCTTTAGTCGTAGCACCATTTGAATTGGCAAATTATCTAGGTACGAAAGATGTGGAAACCCACCCGATGCATATCGGCGGAGCATACCAATTTGATTTCGGAAAAGTTAAGCTGACGCAAGCTTTTCATGGTTCAAGCTATGCCGAAGAGGATGGCACGGTCATTTATACAGGAATGCCAGCAGGAATCCTCTTTACTGCAGAAGATAAGACTGTTTACCATGCCGGTGATACAGCACTGTTTTCAGATATGAAATTAATTGGCGATCAGAACTACATCAATCTAGCTTTCTTGCCAATCGGGGACAATTTCACGATGGGACCAGAAGATGCTTCCATTGCCGCAAGCTGGCTGAAGGCGAACCATGTCGTACCGGTTCATTACAATACCTTCCCTGTGATCGAACAAGATCCTGAAGCGTTTGTAAATGAGTTGGAAGGTAAAAAAGGACATGTACTGAAATCGGGAGAATCCATCGAACTTTAA
- a CDS encoding CBS domain-containing protein encodes MSTKHEQILEYIETLEIGSKISVRQIAKALSVSEGTAYRAIKDAENQGTVSTIERVGTIRIEKKRKENIEKLTYAEVVNVVDGQVLGGKKGLHKTLNKFVIGAMKLEAMMRYVDPDSLLIVGNRTKAHALGLKAGAAVLITGGFDTDETVMKLADELELPVISTSYDTFTVATMINRAIYDQLIKKEIVLVSDITIPVEQTNYLVNDEKVTKWYELNKETDHSRYPVVDKKNRIVGIVTSKDIIGKNNDLTIEKVMTKNPITVSATTSVANAAHMMIWEGIELLPVVDSQQTLQGIISRQDVLKALQMIQKQPQIGETFDDLITSNVRDNENEQDVFFTCEVTPQMTNYLGTLSYGVMTTLVSEVGSRALRKKKKGDLVVENITLYFLKPVQIDSKITIRPKILELSRRYGKVDVEIYHEGEVVGKALMMAQLIERHL; translated from the coding sequence ATGTCAACAAAACATGAACAAATATTAGAGTATATCGAAACACTGGAAATCGGCAGTAAAATTTCTGTCAGACAAATTGCAAAAGCTCTTTCTGTTAGTGAGGGTACAGCCTACAGGGCAATAAAAGATGCAGAAAATCAGGGGACGGTCAGCACGATAGAGCGTGTCGGCACGATCCGTATTGAAAAGAAACGAAAAGAAAATATCGAGAAACTGACATATGCAGAAGTCGTCAATGTTGTCGATGGACAAGTTCTTGGCGGGAAAAAGGGGCTGCATAAGACGCTGAACAAATTCGTCATTGGTGCCATGAAGCTTGAGGCGATGATGCGGTATGTGGACCCTGACAGCTTACTGATCGTTGGAAACCGTACAAAAGCTCATGCGCTTGGATTGAAAGCGGGAGCGGCTGTGCTGATTACAGGTGGCTTTGATACTGATGAAACGGTTATGAAACTGGCGGATGAATTAGAACTTCCCGTCATTTCAACGAGTTATGACACATTTACAGTAGCGACGATGATCAATCGTGCCATTTATGATCAATTGATCAAAAAGGAGATCGTCCTCGTCAGTGACATCACCATTCCGGTTGAACAGACCAATTATCTGGTTAATGATGAGAAGGTTACGAAATGGTATGAGTTGAATAAAGAAACAGACCACAGCCGATATCCTGTAGTGGATAAAAAGAATCGGATCGTGGGTATCGTGACTTCCAAAGATATCATTGGTAAAAACAACGATTTGACGATTGAAAAGGTGATGACAAAAAATCCGATCACTGTCAGCGCGACGACATCTGTTGCAAACGCAGCCCATATGATGATTTGGGAGGGTATCGAGCTTTTGCCGGTTGTGGATTCCCAACAAACGCTGCAAGGGATCATCAGCAGGCAGGATGTGTTGAAGGCCTTGCAAATGATTCAAAAACAACCGCAGATTGGGGAAACCTTTGATGACTTGATTACAAGTAATGTCCGTGATAATGAAAATGAACAAGATGTGTTTTTTACCTGTGAAGTCACTCCACAGATGACGAATTATTTAGGGACATTATCTTATGGCGTGATGACAACATTGGTTTCCGAGGTTGGGAGCAGGGCTCTGCGAAAGAAGAAGAAGGGTGACCTTGTTGTAGAAAATATCACTTTGTACTTCTTAAAGCCTGTACAAATCGATAGTAAGATTACGATCCGACCAAAAATCCTTGAACTAAGCAGACGTTACGGTAAAGTCGACGTCGAAATCTATCATGAAGGGGAAGTAGTTGGAAAAGCTCTCATGATGGCCCAACTTATCGAACGCCACCTTTAA
- the ald gene encoding alanine dehydrogenase has protein sequence MRIGVPREIKNNENRVAMTPAGVVNLTTSGHEVFIEKDAGLGSGFTNEQYHEAGAVIVDTATEAWSMEMVMKVKEPLQEEYQYFREGLILFTYLHLAAEPELTKALIENKVVGIAYETVQLPNRSLPLLTPMSEVAGRMATQIGASFLEKPHGGMGILLGGVPGVHRGKVTVIGGGVAGTNAAKIAVGLGASVTVIDLNPERLRQLDDIFGSDINTLMSNPLNIAESVVESDLVIGAVLIPGAKAPKLVTEEMIQSMRKGSVLVDVAIDQGGIFETTDRITTHDNPTYEKHEVVHYAVANMPGAVPRTSTLALTNVTVPYALQIADKGYVKACSDNEALLKGINTLEGYVTYEAVSQAHGLEYNDVREMLANKR, from the coding sequence ATGCGTATTGGTGTACCAAGAGAAATTAAGAACAATGAAAACCGTGTGGCAATGACCCCTGCTGGAGTGGTCAACCTGACAACATCCGGGCATGAGGTTTTCATTGAAAAAGATGCAGGACTTGGCTCAGGTTTTACAAATGAACAGTATCATGAAGCTGGAGCAGTGATCGTAGATACTGCAACAGAAGCTTGGAGTATGGAAATGGTGATGAAGGTTAAAGAACCATTACAGGAAGAATACCAATATTTCCGCGAAGGACTTATTTTATTTACATATTTACATTTAGCTGCTGAACCTGAATTAACAAAAGCGCTGATTGAAAATAAAGTGGTTGGTATTGCGTATGAAACTGTACAGCTTCCAAACCGGAGTCTTCCATTGTTGACACCGATGAGTGAGGTAGCAGGAAGAATGGCTACACAAATTGGTGCATCTTTTCTGGAAAAACCTCATGGAGGAATGGGAATCCTGCTTGGGGGAGTCCCTGGAGTGCACAGAGGTAAGGTAACAGTAATCGGTGGGGGAGTTGCAGGGACGAATGCAGCGAAGATCGCTGTCGGTCTTGGTGCTAGTGTTACTGTCATCGACTTGAATCCAGAGCGTCTTCGCCAGTTAGATGATATTTTCGGTTCTGATATCAATACCTTGATGTCTAATCCTTTGAACATCGCCGAGTCAGTAGTGGAGTCAGATCTTGTTATCGGTGCTGTGCTGATTCCTGGTGCTAAAGCGCCTAAATTGGTTACTGAAGAAATGATCCAGTCAATGAGAAAGGGATCGGTTCTTGTTGATGTGGCAATCGACCAGGGTGGTATTTTTGAGACAACAGATCGTATTACAACACATGATAATCCGACGTATGAAAAACATGAAGTTGTCCATTACGCTGTTGCAAACATGCCAGGTGCGGTTCCGCGTACTTCTACGCTTGCATTGACGAATGTCACAGTCCCATATGCATTACAAATTGCAGATAAGGGCTATGTGAAAGCATGCAGTGATAACGAAGCGCTTCTTAAAGGAATAAATACGCTCGAGGGTTATGTTACTTATGAGGCTGTATCACAAGCACACGGATTGGAATATAACGATGTAAGAGAAATGCTCGCAAATAAAAGATAG